The Mycolicibacterium aichiense region CGCTACTTCGCCGACAAGCGCGAAGTGCTCTTCGGCGGCCAGCCCCAGCTATTGGATCAGTTGACGAAAGGCGTTGCGGAAGCGCCCGATTCGCTTGCCCCCCTGGATGCGGTCAGCACAGCGCTACAGGCGTTGGGCGCCACTTTCGGCTATCGCCGGGACGCATCACGGCTGCGGCAAGCGGTGATCGACGCCAATCCCGCTCTGCAGGAACGCGAGCTGTCCAAACGATCCGCACTGGCCGCCGCGATGGCCGACGGCTTGGTGAGCCGCGGTGTCCCCGAGACCACCGCACGCCTGACCGCCGAGGCCGGTGCCGCGGTGTTCCACCTGGCTTTCGAGCAGTGGCTGGCCGACGACACGCACGACTTGGCTCACTTCGTCCGCCGCGCGGTGGCGGACCTCAAGTCGAGCATGTAGCGCCGAGGTCGACGTTCTGCAGCGATCTACTCGCGATTGCTCGCCCGTTTGTCGGTTCGGGCGAGAAGGGCGTGGCACACGCGGACACGCTCGATCCACCAGTCGCGGCGCGCGGCCGGTGCGGCCAGTGCGGCCAGGCGCGCCGGATCCGGCACCACGTCACCGACGCGCAGGCCACCATCGACCAACGTGATCTCCGCGACGTCATCGACGAACAATCCGCCGGTCCCCAACCCGCAGGCATGCTGCAGCCGCGGCAGCGCCGCCGCCGCTGTCAGCCCGGCGGCGATGCCGACCGCGGTGTCCAACGCGCTGGAGATCACCACCGGAATGTCGATCTCGGCGGCGATGTCCAACAGTGCCCGCACCCCACCGAGCGGCGGCACTTTGAGCACCGCGATGTCGGCTGCCCGCGCGCGCACCACCGCCAGCGGGTCGGCTGCCTTGCGAATGCTCTCGTCGGCGGCCACCGCGACGTCGACCCTGCTGCGCACTTCGGCCAGTTCGGCCACCGATTTGCACGGCTGCTCAAGGTATTCCAGCGGACCGTCGGCGGTCAGCGCTTCTGCCGCCGCTACTGCCTGCTCCACCGTCCACCCGCCATTGGCGTCCACCCGCACCGTCGGGATCACCGCACGCACCGCGTTCACCCGGGCGACGTCGTCATCCAGCGTCTGGCCCGGCTCGGCCACCTTCACCTTGGCGGTACGTGTCCCGGGAAAGCGCTCCAACACTTCCGGCACGGTCTCCGCCGGCACGGCAGGCACCGTCGCATTGATCGGCACCACATCGCGGACAACGGAAGGCGGTGCCCTATAGGCGGATTCGATACCGGAGGCCAGCCAGTGCACGGCCTCAGGTGGTTCGTACTCGATGAATGCGCCGAATTCACCCCAGCCCGCAGGCCCGTCGATCAAGGCCACCTCGCGAACCATGATGCCGCGGAACCGAACCCGCATCGGTAGCGCGAGAACATGCAACCGATTCAGCAGGTCGTCCAGGTCCACCGCCATCAGATCGCGCGGCCGCGGTTCTCCCAGTACGGGTTGCGCAGGTCGCGCTTGAGTAGCTTGCCCGTCGGGTTGCGCGGCAGCGCCTCGGAGATCTCCACGCTGCGCGGGCACTTGTAGTGTGCCAGCCGCTCCCGGCACCAGGCGATCAGCTCCTCCTCGGACGTCTTACCGCCGAGCGACAGTTCGACGACCGCCTTGACCGACTCGCCCCACTTCTCGTCCGGGACACCGAACACCGCGGCGTCGAGCACCGCAGGATGATCGGTGAGCACCCGCTCCACCTCCACGGAGTAGATGTTCTCGCCGCCGGAGATGATCATGTCCTTGAGGCGGTCCTCGACGAAGATGAAGCCGTCTTCGTCGACGCGGCCGATGTCACCGGAACGGAACCAGCCGTCCTCGGTGATGGTCGAGGCGGTGGCCTCCGGCTTGTTGTGGTAGCCCTTCATCAGCTGCGGTGTGCGGAACCATAATTCGCCGGGCTGACCGACCGGCACCTCAGCCAGGGTGTCGGTGTCCACAACCCGGACCTCCACCTCCCGCGAGGGCTGCCCGGCACTGATCAGGCGCTCCGGCCGGGAGTCGTCGCGGTGCACCTCCGGGGAGAGCTGGGTGATCGCGCCGCACACCTCGGTCAGGCCGTACACCTGGATGAAATCGGTGTCGGGCCAGGCTTTCAGCGCCGATTTCAGCAGCGCGGGCGGCATCGGGGAAGCCCCGTAAACGAAGGTCCGCAGCGCGCTGAACAGCTTGACCGCGTCCTCGCCGGACTCCAGCACCTTGCCCAGCACCGCGGGCACCAGGAAAGTTCGGTTGGCACCCTGCAGGAGCGCTCCGGCAAGCGAGGCACCGTCAGCCTCGCGCGTCATGATCGTCGGGACACCGGCGTGAATGCTGTACTGCACGTAGGCGGACCCACCGACATGGAACAACGGCATCGCCACCATGTTCTTGTCGTCGTCGCCGAACTCGAACGTCGCAGCGTTCATCGTGTGCGCCAACACATTTCGGTGCGAGAGAACCACACCCTTGGGCCGGCCCGTGGTGCCCGAGGAATACATGACCAAAGCGGCATCCTCGGGATCGACCTCGGCGGGCCGCCCTACCGGGTTGGCCGTCGCCAGCAGGGCTTCGTAGCCATCGCCGTCCGCGCCGTCGGGCGTGACCTCGATGACCTCCGAGACGTTGGTCAGCTTGTCCCGGATCTTGTCGACAGCACCCATCAGTTCGGTGCCGACGATCAGCAGTTTGGCACCCGAGTCGTTGAGGACGTAGTCCATCTCGTCGGCGGCCAGCCGGAAGTTGATGACGGCGGTGGCGGCGCCGAGCGATCCAGCGGCCAGCTGCAGCTCGACACAGGCCGGGTGGTTCTTGTCCAGGAACGCCACCACGTCACCGCGGCCGATGCCACGCTCCACCAGGGCGCCTGCCAGCCGCCGGATCCGGTCGTCCCACTGCGCCCAGGTCCAGCTGCGGTCCAGGTAACTGATGGCCTGACCGTCGGGCTTGTGCTCGGCCCAGTACGCCGGCCGGTCGTCGAGAAAGCGTGGTTCGGGTGGTTGCATACGAGCCAGATTGCCATGTCGGCGAAAGTTCAGGTGCCTGCTCGTCGGATCCGGATTGGTCCGCGCCACTGCGCGTCCGGGTCGAGCTCTTCGCCTTTCTGGGTGATGACGACATCCCCGCTCCTGGCCAGCTCGCGGGCGAGATCGCGCGTCGCGTCCATCAGCTCACGCCAGTTGTCGGGGTCCACTGCACGGGCGGCGTCCGAGGGGCAGATCGTGCGCGGCGCACGCTCGGCCGTCAGTGTGAGGATCGCGGAACGCAGCCGCCTGCCCACGTCACTCACCGGAACCCCCGGGCGACGCGTCGTCCGGCCGAATCAGACACCAGGGACCTCGTCAACGATCGAGCGCCTCGTCGACCTGATCTGCAAGAGTCTCGAGGGCGCTGCGTTCGGAGGACCCGAACTGCTGAGACGCGATACCGAGGCGCAGCCGCTGGCAACGCTCTGCGATTGCTTGCCGGTGCTCCGACTGGCGCGCCACCCAGGCCAGGTCCCTCAGCAGTGTCAGAAGACTGGCCATGACCAGCGGATCACGTTCTCCGTAGATCTGCGGCTGGGTACAGACCATGTCGAGCAGATCGGGAAGATCGGGGCGGGCCACCACGACCCGTACGACGCCGTCCTCATCGCGCAGAATCCGCTGGCCCAGCCGCTGACCGGCCGCCTCGCACAACACGGCGGTACAGGATTGCAGCGCATGCACGGCGGTGGTGGGGTCGTTGATCCCCGGCGACAGCGCCCGAATGGCAACATCGGTCAGTTGGCGCAGCCCGTAGCCGACATCCTGGGTCGCGGTGCGTTCGACACCTGCGTGCAGCGCAGCGGCGACGCGTGTGCGCAGCGACGTGAGGCTGTCATCGTCGAGCTGGGCGGCAGCGTCTGCGGGACGGCAAAAAGCAACCGGCACGTTCGCAACGACGCTGCTACCGACGGGACGATCGACGAATACCACGGCATCGGCGTCAACCGCGGCGGCGACGAGCGCGGCCTCATCGACCTGGGTCAGGAAGCCCGAGGAATTCGCGACGATACGGTGCCCCCGCAGCCGCGGGGGCGGGGACGCCGGGGAATCCTCGTCCATTGGTGCCGCCGTGCGGCAGACGGTGTCGATGGCGTCGGTCGAGACGTGATCGAGCATCGTCTCGATCCGGATCTGGCGCACCAGATGAGCGAGAAACAGCACAAGACCAAGCACGCTGGCCGTCGCCAGCAGGTAGGCGGCGGTGACCGAAATCCGCGGTACGAACGCGGCGGACCCGTCGTCGGCATTTCGGACGGTGCGCAAGACGGTGAGCGCGAAGGCGAACGTCGCAAGAAACAGGGCGAGCGTGCGCTGCACGAACCGGTCTGAAGCGAACGTGCGCAGCAGCCGCGGCGAATACTGACTGCTGGCCAGCTGCAGTGTCACCAGCGTCAACGAAAACGTCAACGACGTGACAGTCATCAACGATGTCGCGAT contains the following coding sequences:
- a CDS encoding o-succinylbenzoate synthase — its product is MAVDLDDLLNRLHVLALPMRVRFRGIMVREVALIDGPAGWGEFGAFIEYEPPEAVHWLASGIESAYRAPPSVVRDVVPINATVPAVPAETVPEVLERFPGTRTAKVKVAEPGQTLDDDVARVNAVRAVIPTVRVDANGGWTVEQAVAAAEALTADGPLEYLEQPCKSVAELAEVRSRVDVAVAADESIRKAADPLAVVRARAADIAVLKVPPLGGVRALLDIAAEIDIPVVISSALDTAVGIAAGLTAAAALPRLQHACGLGTGGLFVDDVAEITLVDGGLRVGDVVPDPARLAALAAPAARRDWWIERVRVCHALLARTDKRASNRE
- a CDS encoding TetR family transcriptional regulator → MGRWEPDAQGRLQQAAMALYTERGFDQTTVAEIAERAGLTERTFFRYFADKREVLFGGQPQLLDQLTKGVAEAPDSLAPLDAVSTALQALGATFGYRRDASRLRQAVIDANPALQERELSKRSALAAAMADGLVSRGVPETTARLTAEAGAAVFHLAFEQWLADDTHDLAHFVRRAVADLKSSM
- a CDS encoding long-chain-fatty-acid--CoA ligase — translated: MQPPEPRFLDDRPAYWAEHKPDGQAISYLDRSWTWAQWDDRIRRLAGALVERGIGRGDVVAFLDKNHPACVELQLAAGSLGAATAVINFRLAADEMDYVLNDSGAKLLIVGTELMGAVDKIRDKLTNVSEVIEVTPDGADGDGYEALLATANPVGRPAEVDPEDAALVMYSSGTTGRPKGVVLSHRNVLAHTMNAATFEFGDDDKNMVAMPLFHVGGSAYVQYSIHAGVPTIMTREADGASLAGALLQGANRTFLVPAVLGKVLESGEDAVKLFSALRTFVYGASPMPPALLKSALKAWPDTDFIQVYGLTEVCGAITQLSPEVHRDDSRPERLISAGQPSREVEVRVVDTDTLAEVPVGQPGELWFRTPQLMKGYHNKPEATASTITEDGWFRSGDIGRVDEDGFIFVEDRLKDMIISGGENIYSVEVERVLTDHPAVLDAAVFGVPDEKWGESVKAVVELSLGGKTSEEELIAWCRERLAHYKCPRSVEISEALPRNPTGKLLKRDLRNPYWENRGRAI
- a CDS encoding DUF3253 domain-containing protein yields the protein MGRRLRSAILTLTAERAPRTICPSDAARAVDPDNWRELMDATRDLARELARSGDVVITQKGEELDPDAQWRGPIRIRRAGT
- a CDS encoding DUF2254 domain-containing protein, which codes for MMFRGARQRQAVFVDAIRSRLWPVPAIGVVAAVLLGVALPQLDMAVDKSMPPTLAAYLFGGGADGAREVLAAIATSLMTVTSLTFSLTLVTLQLASSQYSPRLLRTFASDRFVQRTLALFLATFAFALTVLRTVRNADDGSAAFVPRISVTAAYLLATASVLGLVLFLAHLVRQIRIETMLDHVSTDAIDTVCRTAAPMDEDSPASPPPRLRGHRIVANSSGFLTQVDEAALVAAAVDADAVVFVDRPVGSSVVANVPVAFCRPADAAAQLDDDSLTSLRTRVAAALHAGVERTATQDVGYGLRQLTDVAIRALSPGINDPTTAVHALQSCTAVLCEAAGQRLGQRILRDEDGVVRVVVARPDLPDLLDMVCTQPQIYGERDPLVMASLLTLLRDLAWVARQSEHRQAIAERCQRLRLGIASQQFGSSERSALETLADQVDEALDR